A segment of the Hallerella succinigenes genome:
TTTCTGCGTCCTGGTAGTTTCCTTCATTACGAGCAAGAGCGGCCTGCACCTTATTATCGGCAAGAAATTTCAGGAATTGTCCCACCTTATTGTGGGATAAATCATTTGGTCTGGTTAAATCAGGCTTTTCAATGGAATGAACTTCTTCGAATTTGGGATTACGGAATGTTTCATAATAAGCAAGAATAAAATCGTTATTGCCATAGGCATCCGTCATAGCTATCGGGTCATTAAATTCTATTACAACCTTACCGAAGTAAAGTTTTTTTTCATCCTCTAAATTTTTAATTGCCTGTTGATATTGTCTTTTTTGGTGTTCGGGCGTAGTGTCGTTAATAGCACTTTTCCAAGACAAGATAGTATTCTCTATGTTCAATCGATTTGCAGATTTGTCGTTACAAACCAATTGCAGGTGTTCCGCAATAGCTTTAATCAGTTGCGTCTTGCCAGAACCATTCTGCCCGGTTATCAGCAAATGCTTTGGCGAATCGCCCAAACTAATCGTAAATTCATTTAAATGAAGTATTTGGTTTACTTGGATTTGTTTGATGTAGAATTGCATAAAAACTATTTCCTATTTTACACCCTAAAAATACATAATTCATTTTGACACTTTGTGACAAAATGAGATTATTTTTTGAAATACAACGAGAAAAAGCGCAAGAGGGGCGTTAGCCCCCTCTTTTGCGCTTTTCTTAGCTGAAATTTGCCCTACCTCAGCGGGTTCTTGTCGATTGATTATTCCGGCGTACTTTGAGCCACCAGTCCGGTGCTAGAGAGCCACCCTTCCGGAAAATGCGGAGCCACCGTTCCGGTCGAACAGAGCCACCCCACAAACGGTCAAGAAAAACTCTATAATGGGATAGCCCGTCGCAATGTCGCGACGGGCTTTCCAATGGAGGTCACATGACCAAATACCGCGAAATCCTCCGGCTGAAGCATCTCGGCTTCAGCGAGAGGAACATCGCAAGGACGGCGGGCGTATCCCGCAACACGGTGAAACGTGCCGTGGAGGCGGCGAACGCGGCCAGGATCGACTGGACGCATGCCGAAAGCATGGACGACGCGACAATCGAGAAGGCGCTCTTCCCCGACAGGAAACCGGCACAGCCGAGCCACTCGATAGACTTCGAGTACATCCGCAAGGAGCTGCTCCGGAACGGCGTGACGAAGAAACTGCTTTGGACCGAATACTGCGAGAGCTGCCGGCTCTGCAACCGCGAGCCGCTCATGTACTCGCAGTTCTGCCACTACATCCAGCAGGAGGAACAGAAACGCAGGGCGACAATGCGCATCCCCCGCCGCCCCGCGGAAACCGTGGAGGTGGACTGGGCCGGGGACCCGGCGCACGTCATCGACCCGGACACGGGTGAACTCATGGACGCCCACCTGTTCGTCGCGACTCTGCCGTACAGCCAGTACACCTACGTGGAGGCGTTCACCGACGAGAAGACGAGGAACTGGATCAGGGCGCACGTGCACATGTACGACTACTTCGGCGGGGTGACCACGATGCTCGTGCCCGACAACTGCACGACGGCGGTAAACCACTCCCGCAGCGACCGGTACACGGCGCAGCTGAACCGGACCTACGGCGAGATGGCGGAACACTACGGGACGGCCGTCGTCCCAGCAAGGGTGCGCCACCCCAAGGACAAGGCGAGCGTCGAGGGCAACGTCGGCAAGATATCCTCGTGGATAACGGCCGCGCTTCGCGACGAGGAGTTCTTCTCGCTCGCGGAACTGAACGAAGCCATAAGGGAACGGCTGGAGACGTTCAACGCGCGCCAGTTCCAGAAGAAGGAATGCAGCAGGCGGGAAATCTTCGAGAGCGAGGAACGCCCCCTGCTGAAGCCCCTTCCCGCCACACCCTTCGAAGTGGCGGAGTGGAAAACGTCGACGGTCCAGTTCAACTACCACATCGCCCTGGACGGGATGTACTACTCCGTACCCTACCAGTATATAAAAAAACAGGTGGAATCGCGCCTGACCGACACCGGACCGCCGTGGAGGTCTTCTACGGGCACGAACGCATCGCGAGCCACGCGCGGCTGCGCGGAAGGCCCGGCCAGTACGGGCGGTTCTACTCGGTAAGGTTCACCAGGCAGCCCGACCTGCTGATGGACCTGTCCGCCGCGGAAGACAGGCACGCCCTCGAAAACGCGTTGCAGAAGTACACCAAGCCGACGGGTAGTGTCAAGGGTTTTTCGCAAAAATAGTTTGTCCCAACATCAGATCTAGGCTACATTTCCGTCCTTTTCCTGTTCCCGTTTCAGCTCGTTCTCCTTTTCCATCTCGTAAAGATGCTTCATGTTCAGGTATCTCTTGGTACCCCATTCCTTCGTGGCGATATGCCTTAGCCTAGCGCACACAAGCATCAGGGCAGATTCCCCGTCCGGGAAGCAACCCACAACCCGAGTCCTTCTGCGTATCTCCCGGTTCAGGCGTTCCAGGATGTTGTTCGTCCTTATGCTGCGCCAGTGTTCGTGCGGGAAGTCGAGATAGGTCAGCGTCTCCATCACGCCCTTGCGGTAAAGGTCTGCGGCGGATTTTAGCCCCATATCGCGCAGTTTCTGTTCTACGTCGGCAACCTTTTTCAGTGTCGCCTCCTTGTCTTCCTGGGCGTACGTAGCCTTCAGCAGGGGCATGGCCGAAGCGAGCTTGTTGCGAGGGATCTTTGTCATCAGGTTCCTGAAAAAATGCACCATGCAGCGTTGCCATTTCGCATCCGGGAACACTTCCGAGGCCGATTCCAGGAAGCCCAGGTGTTTGTCCGATGTGAACAGCCGGACGCCATTCAGGCCACGTTCCCTGAGGCTTACGAGGAAGCTACGCCAGCATTCCTTGCTTTCGCTTGCGCCCTCGCATGCTCCGAGTATCTCCCGGTAGCCGTCTTCGGACACCCCTATCGCGACAAGTACCGAGACGCTGGTCATTTCGCCGCCCCAGCTGCGCTTCAGGTAGATGCCGTCAACGAACACGTAGGGGTATTCCCCGCCTATGGCCCTGTTTCGCCATTCCTCGATCTTGCCGTATACCTTCTGGTTCAGGTTGCTGACGGTCGAGGCGCTGACCCGAGAGCCCCACAGGAGCTCCGTGACGTCTTCCACGCGGCGCACGGATACTCCCGCCAGGTACATCTCGATGAGAGACTCCTCCACGGACGATTCCCTGCGTCTGTAGCGCTCGATGATGGCGGTCTCGAACGGGGCCAGGCGCAGCTTGGGTACGGACAGGTCGACCTCTCCGGCGGAAGTCAGAAGCTTGCGGTGGTAATGACCGCTGCGGTAGTTCCTGCGCTCGTCAGTCCGCTCATGCCTTTCCGCGTTGCACAGCTCCGCGGCTTCCTCGTCCAGCATCGTGTTGAGGGTTTCCTCGATGGTCTTTCTAATGACTCCTTTCAGGTCGTTCTTGAGGCCTTCTTCGTCGATTTTGATTATATTGTTGTCCATAGGATGGTCCTTTTTAGGTTGATTTGTGATTATTTCAAATCTAAAAATTGGAACATCCTATTTTTTTTACTCCCTTAGAGGAATTTGCGAAAGAAAATATACGTTACCAGCCGACGCTCCTCATCATCGACGAATGGCTGCTGTTCAAGCTCCGCGAGAACGAGGCCAGGTTGCTGCTGGAGGTAATCCACAAGAGACGCAAGAAATCGTCGACCATATTCTGTTCCCAGTACGAGGAAAAGGACTGGTACAACCAGATATGCGACGGCGAAAGCACCCTTGCTGACGCCCATCATGGACCGGATATCGTTCGACTCGTACAAGATAAACATCGAGTACATCGACAAGTCGGTTGACAAGTCCATGAGGGAAGTGTATGGGCTGAACCCGTCGGAAGTGAATATTCCGGCGAAAATAAACCGACATTCCGGAATGGCGGAAACCGCCAGACCGGAATACAGGAAACCGCTCTAGCGGCTTAACTTTTTATCCAGTCCGTAGATTTCCCGCATGGAGATGTCTTTGTGCGGGTCGGAACTGCGGATGTCTATCGTATAGGCGTTGTGGATTATCCTGTCAAGTATGGAATCCGTCAACGGGTTCGCAAGACCGCCTGTCAGCTACCCATTTTTGTAAGCTTCCCCATAACAGAACCTCCAAAAATCTTCACAACCTCACTAAAATCAGATTGCTCTATCGGATTAAATTCCGCAACCTCCGCAACCTTTTCAGCCAACTCAATAATTTTATCTTTAGACCAATTACATTCTTTAATTTCTTCATTCATAAAAGAGGCCTCTTTTTCATTTTATTGTCCCGTCTACGTTGGGAAGGATAGATTTATAAATATTTTTCAGTTTTTCTATATTCGCATCTAGCGAAAAATTTCGTGTCACTAATTCATATGACGCATTACTAAAGTTATTTCTCAAAGCAGTGTCAATTACAAGTTTTTCTATACAGTTCGCCAACGACTCTACATCACCTGGCGTAATCAAGAAACCATTCTCACCATCTTTTATCACTTCTGGAATCGACGCAATTCTTGTGCTAACGTTAGGAATTCCCCGAGCCATAGTTTCCAAAATCGTCATGGGAAGACCTTCATTGTAAGAAGGCAATACATTAATCATTGTGTTTTGGAAAATGGCCTCTTTTTGAAATCCATCAATCCAGCCAACATGAGATACACGGTGACCAATATTTAGAGTGGCCATCCTTTCGTTTACGCTTTCAATTTCGCCATCACCGCACAAATAGAACTTTATTTCTTTTGGAATTTTATCATCCAACTGTTTAATTACGTTAAGCAAATCAAATATTCCTTTGCGCTTACCAAGGCGGCCCAAAAAAAGAATTCCTTTGGCATCAGTATTATATGGATTTTCTGAAAAAGTTTGTACAGCATTGTACAGCACTTCAACTTTCGCATTAGGCTCTTTATCTTTTATCATCGGAACAAGCCGCTCACTCAAAACAATGTTCATGTCGGTCTCAGCCAGCGCTTTGCATATCTTTTCTTTTTTCTTAAGTGAACATGAAGCGTAAAATTTTTCAAATTCTGCCGCATGATGATGCATCACGACCTTTATGCCAAATTTGTGGTAAGTCTTCAATAAAAAATTTTTACGCCAGAAACTGCCACGTTCCGCAGTATGTAAATGAGCGATATTATAATGACCAAAGATGATGGCAAACAAAATTTGAATGTACCTAATCCCAAAGTACAACATCACGATATATTTATTCGTATCAAAATGAGTTGGGATAAACTTTATTTTAAATTCCTTCCAATTATGATAATTCAAATAATTCTTTGTAACACTAACCATGCCACCTTTAGTGTCCAAAGTAGAGCAATGCATAATAATGTTGAACATAATTTATCTCAAAGAAAAAATTTTACGCCATTCATAGTCTTCTGTACGGAATGTTTGCGAAAAGAACCTTGCCAAGCACCGGCAACAATAAGATGCAAGAAGAATTATTGCGACCATTATAACTAGATTAAGCGGAAATAGAAAAAAATTAAATTTGTCAGATATTAGATACAATTGTATAAGATACGATTCTAAGCAAAGGCCTCCAATTGAAAGGATGATCGCATTACCATATTTACTTTCGTAAATTCTTTTAGCAAAAGAACTGCCACATATCTGATACAAAAAATAAATAACTCCAAATAAAAACGGCAAGGTCGCTATCTGAAATGGTGCTACAGGTGGGTATACTTTTGCAATAAATTGTAGACCATAGAAAAAAATTAGACAGCTCAATAAAGGCAGTATGTCAAGGAAAAGATGTCTTGCGATAATCGTATTTGCTTTTCGCTGGGCCATCCAAGTTCCCATCAGCATAAAGCCAAAATAAGGAATCCATCGAAATGGAGTTGATATTCCGTAAATTCCTTTTATTCCCGTTTCATACTTATAGGGAAAGAAATAGTAAACTGCTAAAATAACTATTGTCAAAGGAATGAAAAACCAGCCAATCTTCGCGCTCAAATATTTATGCAAGAAAAAGAGCAGGATGTAGTACACCATGATGGCGATGACAAACGAATCTCCCAAACATCTTTCTATCGTTAATGTTGCCAAAGATTGCTTTCCAAGAATTATCGCAAATAGAAGGCTCGCAAAAACAGATGGGTATATCCGATTAATCCGCCTTTTATAATAATTAAAGAAATCACTCTTTGTTGAATGCCAAAGGGTAAATCCAGAACAAAAAAGAAAAATCGCATCACCAACAGCTCCTCCCGTTGCTAAGAAAGAGTATCGAGGGTAACAAATGTCAGCATGGCTATTTATAATTATAAATACCGCAAGAAATTTCAAAATATCAACGTTAATATTCCGTTCTTTAGCCATATTACATCCCTCTCCTACGAATTAGCTTTGCAGGATTTCCTCCGAAGACACATAGAGAAGGAACATCTTTTGTAACGACGGCTCCTGCAGCCAAAATACTGCCTTTGCCAATTTTACGCCCTGGCATAATCATGACTCTAGCGCCAATCCAAACATCATCTTCAATAACGGTGACCTTGTTTTCTGTTTTCCCTTGAAAACACATTGGGGTATTTACATCTGCAGTGATATGGTTGTTTCCTACTATATAAGTTTCAGGCCCCATCATAACATATTGCCCTATTTTAACATTCGGATGCAAAACACAATTGGCACCAATGCTACTAAAATCCCCAATTTCTACATTCTTTCCAAAGCCGAAAAAGGCGTGGCGATTAATATTTAGAACTCGTTTGCCGCATGACTTAAAAATCCGCCGGCATAAAAAAATTCGTATAAAATTTGAGGGCTTGCCGAATATTGGAGTGTAAGAATCGGGTAAATATTGTGCGAAACAATAATAGAAGAATAACGATATTAGTCTAATTATTTTATTCATGCTCAAGCCCACTTGTTGTATGTTTCAAATAAACACCAAATGAATGACTCTTGCGTTTTTCAACAGGCGGCAATTGCATATAATTTCCGTAAATTTGTTTAAGGTAATCGTCATATTTTTCTGGACCACAAAAAAAGGCGTCTTCAAACTGATAACGAGAATCTCTCCCATAAAAAGATAAAGGTATCAATTCTCTTTCGCCAACAAGGCCAAAAACATTCGCCAAATAATCGCCGCCTTTAATGGAATTCGTCAACTTCCACATTTTTTTCATTAATCTTTTTCTTGATAAAGGGAAGACTGCTCGTAAGATTGCCTTGCAGAATCTTTTATACCATCGATTTTCCATCGATTCTGCGAAAACTTTTTGATCAATATATCGTAGTTTTTGTAACTTTATATTACTTTCATTCTCTTTTTCGCAAAAACACAATGGGAAAATATCAATACTTAATCCCAGTTGTTCTGATAAAGGGCATTTATTACATTTATCATCAACACATGTTTCCATATCATCAATTTTTGAGAAAACGGTGTTGCAATTTTTCACCTTCTCAAATTGACACAAACGATATTGTTTTGGCAATTCCTTTTCCAAACAACCCATCAACTTTTCGTAATACTTTATCGGGACGCCAAAATCCATGTCATCATCCCAAGGAATAAATCCTTTATGGCGAATTGCTCCTAAAAGCGTCCCACCTATCATATAATAAGGAATGTCATTTCTTTGGCATATAGCGTCAAAACATTTTGCTATTTCTAATAGTCTTTTTTGACATTCCTGCAAGGAAAGCTGTTTCATATTATCCCCTTTCTGTTCCTACCGATTGTATATATTTTTTGCACCCGCAAATAAAAGAAAACAAAACAAAACCATAACCAGGAGCGGCTAATCCACCATAGGATTCAACAGTATAAAAGGTTGAAACGAAAGAAAAGCAAACAAGGTAAAGAGATGTTAAAAAATATTTCGTATTGTAATACTTTAGCGACCAACAAGAACGCGTGACAGATATAAAAAAGAAAGCGTAGATAAGAAAACCCACAATGCCGTAATTATAAAGAATTTCGACCCAGTCATTATGCGCATTATTCAACTTTACAGCCGCCATTAAATAAGATCCTACGGCATCAACTCCAAAGCCCAGCGTTTTATTAACAATTGATCCAGATAAAAACGAGGTCAATGCCATATCCCACAACGTATTTCTACCGGACATATAAAATGTAGTTTTATCATCTTGATAATGTTGGTCCATATCTAATCGATAAAGCATTGCATCAAAAATATTTGTATCTATAAAAGTTATGTATACATAAAAGAGCAGGAATGCAACTGAAAGATATTTGATAAATTTTAATTTGCCTTGCTTATTGAAAATAAAAACAATCAGACCTGATAGCGCTATGGCCAATAACGGCCCTTTTTTCCCTACAGCTAAAATATTTACGCAAGACAAGACAACTAAAGGAATGTTCCAACGATTTCTTTTCAGAAAGAAAAAAGGGATAAAAATGGCGAATCGATAAGGGTTGACATTTTTGTATACATTTAAAACGATATCATATGTATGGTTCGCATGTCGCGCAGTGTCCCAAAAGCTTTGCAATCCCCCCATAAAAATCATAATATATCCAGACAAGAGAGTCATCCATATACACGATATAACAGCATATTTCCAAAACAAATCAAATACTTTTTCTTTTAAATAAGTATTTTTTTCTACATGATACCCTATACCTAAGAAAAGAAGCCCTTCTAGCAGCAAAAAGAAAGTTGGAAAGATTTTTGAAATAAGAGCTAAGGGGTTGCCATAACATAATATCGAATAAAACAAAGTTATTGATAAAAAAATAGGGATACGAGTGCCATAAAGATAAATCGTATTTGAACGAAGAATCGATGGATAGGATAGCGACAATATACATTTAGAGATATACAGAATAAATAATATTCTTAACGCATACGAGGCATTATTGATCCCCCCCCCATAAGGCGACAAGAAAGCAGAGGTAACATTGAAAAACAATTGCCCCGCAAAAAAAATCTTTGTTATTTTTAAAATTTTACTGTCAGATATCATAAATTTCTTCAAAAAGTTTATCCAATCGATTTTTCAATGCGTCTCCCCAAAAACGTTCCCGCAGCCATTCATAGTCAATTGACAAATCATCCCCAATATGCGATAAAAGCTCTTCAAAAGACGACACAATCACTCCAACAGAATTGGATTTATAGTCCATAAGAAGATCACGCGACTTGCTTATATATTCATCAAGATCGGGAACATATCGTATAATTTCCTTTCCATTCATTAGTATGTAGTCATATAAAACAGAAGAATAGTCTGTAATCAAGCAATGTGTAAATGCTAATATTGAATAGATGTCTATATTTTTCTTAATTTCCGTAATTGATGAGTAATTCTCAAATCTTAAAGTACTTGTCATATGAGGATGCAGCTTGACAATCAATAATCCGTTTATACGTTTTAATTCATTGTCTAATCTTTTCAAATCCCATTTTTGCTGTTCCAAGAATTCAGGATTATTGTCTCGAAAT
Coding sequences within it:
- a CDS encoding AAA family ATPase, encoding MQFYIKQIQVNQILHLNEFTISLGDSPKHLLITGQNGSGKTQLIKAIAEHLQLVCNDKSANRLNIENTILSWKSAINDTTPEHQKRQYQQAIKNLEDEKKLYFGKVVIEFNDPIAMTDAYGNNDFILAYYETFRNPKFEEVHSIEKPDLTRPNDLSHNKVGQFLKFLADNKVQAALARNEGNYQDAENINNWFNSFQDVLRNLFGDSKLELDFDYTDYSFYINSFGKKFKFTQLSAGYAAALDIVADMILRMQKPGSLVRAYDKPGIVLIDEPETHLHLALQRQIMPILTKLFPNVQFIVATHSPFILSSLPNAIAYDLEHSEELTDLTEYSYGALAES
- a CDS encoding IS256 family transposase, translated to MDNNIIKIDEEGLKNDLKGVIRKTIEETLNTMLDEEAAELCNAERHERTDERRNYRSGHYHRKLLTSAGEVDLSVPKLRLAPFETAIIERYRRRESSVEESLIEMYLAGVSVRRVEDVTELLWGSRVSASTVSNLNQKVYGKIEEWRNRAIGGEYPYVFVDGIYLKRSWGGEMTSVSVLVAIGVSEDGYREILGACEGASESKECWRSFLVSLRERGLNGVRLFTSDKHLGFLESASEVFPDAKWQRCMVHFFRNLMTKIPRNKLASAMPLLKATYAQEDKEATLKKVADVEQKLRDMGLKSAADLYRKGVMETLTYLDFPHEHWRSIRTNNILERLNREIRRRTRVVGCFPDGESALMLVCARLRHIATKEWGTKRYLNMKHLYEMEKENELKREQEKDGNVA
- a CDS encoding glycosyltransferase family 4 protein translates to MFNIIMHCSTLDTKGGMVSVTKNYLNYHNWKEFKIKFIPTHFDTNKYIVMLYFGIRYIQILFAIIFGHYNIAHLHTAERGSFWRKNFLLKTYHKFGIKVVMHHHAAEFEKFYASCSLKKKEKICKALAETDMNIVLSERLVPMIKDKEPNAKVEVLYNAVQTFSENPYNTDAKGILFLGRLGKRKGIFDLLNVIKQLDDKIPKEIKFYLCGDGEIESVNERMATLNIGHRVSHVGWIDGFQKEAIFQNTMINVLPSYNEGLPMTILETMARGIPNVSTRIASIPEVIKDGENGFLITPGDVESLANCIEKLVIDTALRNNFSNASYELVTRNFSLDANIEKLKNIYKSILPNVDGTIK
- a CDS encoding acyltransferase family protein, which codes for MAKERNINVDILKFLAVFIIINSHADICYPRYSFLATGGAVGDAIFLFCSGFTLWHSTKSDFFNYYKRRINRIYPSVFASLLFAIILGKQSLATLTIERCLGDSFVIAIMVYYILLFFLHKYLSAKIGWFFIPLTIVILAVYYFFPYKYETGIKGIYGISTPFRWIPYFGFMLMGTWMAQRKANTIIARHLFLDILPLLSCLIFFYGLQFIAKVYPPVAPFQIATLPFLFGVIYFLYQICGSSFAKRIYESKYGNAIILSIGGLCLESYLIQLYLISDKFNFFLFPLNLVIMVAIILLASYCCRCLARFFSQTFRTEDYEWRKIFSLR
- a CDS encoding acyltransferase; translation: MNKIIRLISLFFYYCFAQYLPDSYTPIFGKPSNFIRIFLCRRIFKSCGKRVLNINRHAFFGFGKNVEIGDFSSIGANCVLHPNVKIGQYVMMGPETYIVGNNHITADVNTPMCFQGKTENKVTVIEDDVWIGARVMIMPGRKIGKGSILAAGAVVTKDVPSLCVFGGNPAKLIRRRGM
- a CDS encoding LicD family protein, whose product is MKQLSLQECQKRLLEIAKCFDAICQRNDIPYYMIGGTLLGAIRHKGFIPWDDDMDFGVPIKYYEKLMGCLEKELPKQYRLCQFEKVKNCNTVFSKIDDMETCVDDKCNKCPLSEQLGLSIDIFPLCFCEKENESNIKLQKLRYIDQKVFAESMENRWYKRFCKAILRAVFPLSRKRLMKKMWKLTNSIKGGDYLANVFGLVGERELIPLSFYGRDSRYQFEDAFFCGPEKYDDYLKQIYGNYMQLPPVEKRKSHSFGVYLKHTTSGLEHE
- a CDS encoding O-antigen ligase family protein, coding for MISDSKILKITKIFFAGQLFFNVTSAFLSPYGGGINNASYALRILFILYISKCILSLSYPSILRSNTIYLYGTRIPIFLSITLFYSILCYGNPLALISKIFPTFFLLLEGLLFLGIGYHVEKNTYLKEKVFDLFWKYAVISCIWMTLLSGYIMIFMGGLQSFWDTARHANHTYDIVLNVYKNVNPYRFAIFIPFFFLKRNRWNIPLVVLSCVNILAVGKKGPLLAIALSGLIVFIFNKQGKLKFIKYLSVAFLLFYVYITFIDTNIFDAMLYRLDMDQHYQDDKTTFYMSGRNTLWDMALTSFLSGSIVNKTLGFGVDAVGSYLMAAVKLNNAHNDWVEILYNYGIVGFLIYAFFFISVTRSCWSLKYYNTKYFLTSLYLVCFSFVSTFYTVESYGGLAAPGYGFVLFSFICGCKKYIQSVGTERG